A single genomic interval of Alteromonas sp. BL110 harbors:
- a CDS encoding DUF6435 family protein, which produces MFRLFNNNPTKKMRKQYDALLEKAMHAQRNGDIKTYSLLTAESETLWKEIEKVENPDNEKNS; this is translated from the coding sequence ATGTTCAGACTTTTTAATAACAACCCTACGAAAAAAATGCGGAAGCAATACGACGCCTTATTGGAGAAAGCCATGCATGCACAACGAAACGGTGATATCAAAACGTATTCGTTGCTAACAGCTGAGTCTGAGACACTTTGGAAAGAAATTGAAAAAGTTGAAAACCCTGATAACGAAAAAAACAGCTAA
- a CDS encoding NAD(P) transhydrogenase subunit alpha, with product MKIIILNESKAPDPLNNVEKRCAATPSSAQRLVKKGATLLLETGAGKGAGYSDKEYQDAGVTILDDINEALSTADMLVAVNKPTDAQLALMKKGAIVVGHLDPFFQQPLIESIAEKGLTAISVEMIPRSSRAQKMDALSSQASLAGYVMVMQAANQLPSILPMMMTPSGTIKPAKVFIIGAGVAGLQAIATAKRLGANVLAYDTRAVVTEQVESLGGKFLKIDIGETGQTKDGYAKELTDEQKAKQQEAQRDAIADSDIVITTAQLFGRKPPVLISKDTLALMKPGSVVVDMAATSGGNVEGSVAGETVEVNGVKVIGNGNWSQFVAKAATDMYANNIYNLVDEFFDDETKTFGLNLEDDILAGCVITHDGNITNDMLNNAYKGA from the coding sequence GTGAAGATCATAATTTTAAATGAGTCAAAAGCGCCGGATCCGCTCAATAATGTGGAGAAGCGCTGTGCAGCTACGCCAAGTAGTGCTCAACGCCTGGTGAAGAAAGGCGCAACTTTACTGCTCGAAACAGGTGCAGGAAAGGGTGCTGGTTATTCAGATAAAGAATATCAAGATGCAGGCGTTACAATCCTTGATGATATAAACGAAGCATTATCAACAGCAGATATGCTGGTAGCGGTGAATAAACCCACCGATGCACAGCTAGCGTTGATGAAAAAAGGGGCCATCGTGGTAGGCCATCTTGACCCTTTCTTTCAGCAACCGCTTATTGAGTCTATTGCAGAAAAAGGGCTAACCGCTATTTCTGTCGAAATGATTCCACGCTCATCTCGCGCTCAGAAAATGGATGCATTGAGCTCGCAGGCGAGCCTTGCAGGTTATGTCATGGTAATGCAGGCAGCGAATCAGTTGCCATCAATACTCCCTATGATGATGACACCGTCAGGCACCATAAAGCCAGCGAAGGTATTCATTATTGGTGCAGGGGTTGCGGGCCTTCAAGCTATAGCAACGGCGAAACGTTTAGGCGCAAACGTGCTTGCTTACGACACCCGTGCGGTGGTGACTGAGCAAGTAGAATCGCTAGGTGGTAAGTTCCTTAAGATTGACATTGGGGAAACGGGTCAAACGAAGGACGGTTACGCAAAAGAGCTTACCGATGAACAAAAAGCAAAGCAGCAAGAAGCGCAGCGCGACGCGATTGCCGACTCTGACATTGTTATAACTACCGCCCAACTATTTGGTCGCAAGCCGCCCGTACTTATTTCAAAAGATACGTTAGCACTAATGAAACCAGGTAGTGTGGTGGTTGATATGGCGGCTACATCGGGCGGCAACGTTGAAGGTTCGGTTGCTGGTGAAACAGTCGAAGTTAACGGTGTAAAGGTAATCGGTAACGGTAATTGGAGCCAGTTTGTGGCTAAAGCCGCCACGGATATGTACGCCAATAACATCTATAACCTTGTCGATGAATTCTTTGATGATGAAACCAAAACCTTTGGGCTGAATCTAGAAGACGACATTCTGGCCGGTTGTGTTATTACCCACGACGGTAACATTACCAACGACATGCTTAACAACGCATACAAAGGAGCCTAA
- a CDS encoding NAD(P) transhydrogenase subunit alpha yields the protein MEIIYLLFIVLLAAFLGFELIRKVPATLHTPLMSGSNAISGITLVGALVASGSDNNLLTTILGTAAVALASINVVGGYLVTDRMLGMFKKKDK from the coding sequence ATGGAAATCATTTATTTACTTTTCATTGTGCTACTGGCTGCTTTTTTGGGTTTTGAGTTAATTCGAAAAGTGCCCGCTACATTACATACGCCTTTGATGTCTGGCTCTAACGCAATATCGGGTATTACTTTGGTCGGAGCATTGGTTGCCTCGGGTAGCGACAACAATTTGCTAACCACCATTCTTGGTACCGCTGCGGTTGCGCTAGCCAGCATCAATGTGGTGGGCGGCTATCTTGTTACCGATCGCATGCTTGGCATGTTTAAGAAAAAAGATAAATAA
- a CDS encoding NAD(P)(+) transhydrogenase (Re/Si-specific) subunit beta, translating to MSDIVTVINLAYVVAAALFILGLKLLSHPDTAKKGNFISAIGMLVAVVVTLLDQQIISYHYILLGFVLGGAFGAWKAKTVEMTAMPEMVSLFNGFGGAASLLLGWATLAGMSLITLKTESAFTFITLFFTILVGGITFSGSVVAWGKLSGKMSSKAVIFTGLRELSILHLVGMVVIGYFFTTDPSNPLWIYCAIALSLSFGLWATISIGGADMPVVIALLNSYSGVAASAAGLATGNTILIVTGLLVGASGLILTNIMCKAMNRSLMNVLLSGFAKPVEPGEKIEGEIKVLAAQDAFYVLEAAQAVLVVPGYGMAVAQAQHAVRELQSLLEENGCTVDYAIHAVAGRMPGHMNVLLAEADVPYDQLYEMDDVNPRMENYDVVIVIGANDVVNPAAKEMKGSPIYGMPVIEAHRAKTVFVLKRSANAGFAGVDNPLFFKDNTRMVLGDAKDTINSIIREFGDD from the coding sequence GTGAGTGATATCGTAACTGTAATAAACCTTGCGTATGTAGTTGCTGCGGCACTATTTATCCTGGGACTTAAATTACTTAGCCATCCAGATACTGCTAAGAAAGGTAACTTCATTTCTGCTATTGGTATGCTGGTTGCTGTGGTTGTTACCCTGCTTGACCAGCAAATTATAAGCTACCACTATATCCTTTTAGGGTTTGTACTTGGCGGCGCTTTTGGCGCGTGGAAAGCCAAAACCGTTGAAATGACAGCTATGCCTGAAATGGTGTCGTTATTTAATGGCTTTGGCGGTGCAGCCTCATTACTTCTGGGTTGGGCGACATTAGCGGGAATGAGCCTAATCACGCTTAAAACCGAAAGTGCATTTACCTTTATTACCCTGTTTTTCACAATTTTGGTGGGGGGGATTACGTTCTCTGGCTCGGTGGTAGCGTGGGGGAAACTGTCGGGCAAAATGAGCTCTAAAGCCGTGATTTTTACAGGGCTTCGTGAACTAAGTATTTTGCACTTAGTCGGTATGGTAGTGATTGGTTATTTCTTCACTACCGACCCAAGTAACCCTCTTTGGATATATTGTGCAATTGCCTTGTCACTAAGCTTCGGCTTGTGGGCGACCATTTCTATTGGTGGTGCTGACATGCCAGTGGTTATTGCGCTTTTAAACAGCTACTCGGGCGTTGCTGCGTCGGCGGCAGGCTTGGCTACTGGTAACACAATATTAATTGTTACCGGCCTATTAGTGGGTGCTTCAGGTTTAATTCTTACCAATATAATGTGTAAGGCAATGAACCGTTCACTGATGAATGTCTTATTGTCTGGTTTTGCGAAGCCAGTAGAACCGGGCGAAAAGATTGAAGGCGAAATTAAAGTATTAGCTGCGCAAGATGCATTTTATGTATTAGAAGCCGCGCAAGCCGTACTGGTGGTGCCTGGCTATGGTATGGCAGTTGCGCAAGCGCAGCATGCGGTACGTGAACTTCAATCTCTATTAGAAGAAAACGGCTGTACGGTCGATTACGCCATTCACGCGGTAGCAGGGCGTATGCCGGGTCACATGAACGTGCTATTGGCAGAAGCCGATGTGCCTTATGATCAACTGTACGAAATGGACGACGTAAACCCGCGTATGGAAAACTATGATGTGGTTATCGTTATTGGCGCGAACGACGTGGTTAACCCTGCGGCCAAAGAGATGAAGGGTAGCCCTATTTACGGTATGCCAGTTATCGAAGCCCATCGTGCGAAAACAGTCTTTGTACTTAAGCGCTCTGCGAATGCTGGCTTTGCCGGTGTAGACAACCCGCTATTTTTCAAAGACAACACACGCATGGTATTAGGTGACGCTAAGGACACTATAAACAGTATTATCCGAGAGTTCGGCGACGATTAA
- a CDS encoding arginine decarboxylase: MSTTPFHIEPFRNCILVTLRGKWDMSTNIQYLAKLSDCLKTRKGRPFHLFVDMRGWQVPNSDTFNQIKAPIKLDRRSQLSETWLEDDETDVEHIAQKFFKSPEINLGFELERTQNISEFIARCEEKADKIVIDYVRTWIGS; the protein is encoded by the coding sequence ATGTCTACGACCCCTTTTCATATTGAGCCGTTTAGAAATTGTATTTTAGTCACGCTTCGCGGCAAGTGGGATATGTCTACAAACATTCAGTATCTCGCTAAACTCTCTGATTGCTTGAAAACCCGTAAAGGTAGACCCTTCCACCTATTTGTAGACATGCGCGGTTGGCAAGTCCCCAATTCTGATACCTTCAATCAAATAAAAGCGCCTATAAAATTAGACCGGCGTAGCCAACTTAGCGAAACGTGGTTGGAAGATGACGAAACTGATGTTGAACATATCGCGCAGAAGTTTTTTAAATCGCCGGAAATTAATCTGGGATTTGAGCTTGAGCGTACTCAAAACATCTCGGAGTTTATAGCGCGTTGTGAAGAAAAAGCAGACAAAATAGTTATAGACTATGTTCGAACATGGATAGGCTCATAA
- the speA gene encoding biosynthetic arginine decarboxylase → MSDWSIEEAERVYGVSQWGGGYFQIGENGNVHITPVPEDPSIRIDFNSVIEDIRKEGVQFPVVVRFHDILRSQVAGLNKAFRSSIAEAEYQGQYQGVYPVKVNQMREVVEEIVDAGKPYNYGLEAGSKAELLTVLAMNTNEDSLTILNGYKDDEVMRLALLGRKLGRRVVVVVEKYTELLLLVKISKELNIDPIIGVRSKMTVKGRGKWESSGGERAKFGLTITEIINAARYLEEQGMAHCLKLLHFHIGSQLTDIRAVKEAVTEGARIYADLHKMGFALDYVDVGGGLGIDYDGSNSTNESSRNYSMQEYVADVVYGMKEMCDLEGVPHPHLVSESGRAITAHHSCVITEIVGEIKSNASHMDTSAKEGEHFFLKNMRELADTFDEQTNMHEIYNDASQYKEQALDAFKLRVLTLEELGKIETLYWDIMGRLQKWYRNEEYVPEELQELDYSLSSQYLCNFSVFQSAADTWAIDQLLPVVPLIRMNEEPTVNCSLVDITCDSDGKIDQFTIGREITDVLPMHPLKKDEPYYIGLFLTGAYQDVMGDMHNLFGRLNEVHIYSYDDDPEDFYIEEVVKGSSVEDVLNVMQYNPRAMASDVKRMIDKHVWDGNLNPREGVRWTDFYEKCLAGYTYLKQ, encoded by the coding sequence TTGTCAGATTGGAGCATCGAAGAAGCGGAGCGCGTCTATGGCGTGTCTCAATGGGGTGGTGGCTATTTTCAAATTGGTGAAAACGGCAATGTCCATATTACCCCTGTTCCTGAAGATCCTAGCATTCGAATCGACTTTAATTCGGTAATAGAAGATATCCGCAAAGAGGGCGTACAGTTTCCTGTTGTTGTGCGTTTTCACGACATTTTGCGCTCTCAAGTGGCCGGTTTAAACAAAGCCTTTAGAAGCTCAATCGCAGAAGCGGAATACCAAGGCCAGTATCAAGGTGTGTATCCGGTAAAAGTCAATCAAATGCGTGAAGTGGTTGAAGAAATTGTTGATGCAGGTAAACCTTACAATTACGGCTTAGAGGCAGGTTCGAAAGCTGAACTACTTACCGTATTGGCAATGAATACCAACGAAGACTCGTTGACAATCCTTAATGGCTATAAAGACGATGAAGTGATGCGTCTTGCACTGTTAGGCAGAAAGCTTGGACGCCGAGTGGTTGTGGTAGTGGAAAAGTATACCGAACTGCTTTTACTCGTGAAAATTTCAAAAGAGCTAAACATCGACCCTATTATCGGTGTGCGCTCTAAAATGACCGTGAAAGGTCGTGGTAAGTGGGAAAGCTCAGGTGGTGAGCGTGCAAAATTCGGTTTAACCATTACAGAAATCATCAACGCAGCCCGCTATCTTGAAGAGCAGGGCATGGCTCACTGTTTAAAGCTGCTCCACTTCCATATTGGCAGCCAGTTAACTGACATTCGCGCCGTTAAAGAAGCGGTAACCGAAGGTGCGCGTATTTACGCAGACCTTCATAAAATGGGCTTTGCGCTGGATTATGTTGATGTGGGTGGTGGTCTTGGTATCGACTACGACGGCAGTAACTCAACGAATGAGTCATCACGTAACTACAGCATGCAAGAATACGTTGCCGATGTCGTCTATGGCATGAAGGAAATGTGCGACCTTGAAGGCGTACCGCATCCGCATTTGGTAAGTGAAAGCGGGCGTGCAATCACTGCTCATCACAGCTGCGTTATTACAGAAATTGTGGGCGAGATTAAGTCTAATGCATCGCATATGGACACGTCTGCAAAAGAAGGCGAGCACTTCTTTTTGAAAAACATGCGTGAACTTGCTGATACGTTTGATGAACAAACAAATATGCACGAAATTTACAACGACGCTTCTCAGTATAAAGAGCAAGCGCTCGATGCGTTTAAGCTGCGCGTACTCACGTTAGAAGAGTTGGGCAAAATAGAAACGCTTTACTGGGATATCATGGGGCGCTTACAGAAATGGTATCGTAACGAAGAATACGTACCAGAAGAGCTACAAGAGCTAGATTATAGTTTGTCGTCTCAGTATCTGTGCAACTTCTCTGTGTTTCAGTCGGCTGCAGATACGTGGGCTATAGATCAGCTTCTGCCAGTAGTGCCACTTATACGCATGAACGAAGAACCCACGGTTAATTGCTCGCTAGTGGATATAACCTGTGATAGCGACGGTAAAATCGACCAGTTCACTATTGGTCGCGAGATCACTGATGTGCTGCCAATGCATCCACTTAAGAAAGACGAGCCTTATTACATTGGTTTGTTCTTAACGGGCGCGTATCAAGACGTCATGGGCGACATGCATAATCTGTTCGGTCGCTTAAATGAAGTGCATATTTACAGCTACGATGACGATCCGGAAGATTTCTACATTGAAGAAGTGGTGAAAGGTTCGTCGGTAGAAGATGTGCTTAACGTTATGCAATATAACCCGCGAGCAATGGCATCAGATGTGAAGCGTATGATAGACAAGCACGTGTGGGACGGGAACTTAAACCCTCGTGAGGGTGTTCGCTGGACTGATTTCTACGAGAAGTGCTTAGCGGGTTACACTTACCTTAAGCAATAA
- a CDS encoding serine hydrolase domain-containing protein, with protein sequence MLNSSRFSLLSLAPLWLFATLMVITQSASADWLDDYAKHVKKEATKYNVPGYAFVFYEQGKAPRVYVYGKTRKKGGKKVTEDTVFRLASVSKTFTALLSAKLVEKNQLSWETPISTLLPDIPFTGKGMGALQLQHIVGQSSGFMPNAYDNLIEADYSLERVLKSLGELEPLCAPGECYTYQNALFGALEYYFSNNNTSYSRQLQANLFSPLGMKTASVGKGGLLASQSWAQPHIAIARNKWREGKVESNYYRFSPAAGVNASISDMTIYLQALLGEFPTVISDEMVDYVTTKRVRTKRETYRRGWRGMISDAHYGLGWRIYDLNGVQLNYHGGWVKGYRADVAFMPERKVGYVMLMNAESNMINSTTAELWKRYLKKADAAK encoded by the coding sequence ATGCTGAACTCTTCGCGCTTCTCACTACTGAGCCTGGCTCCACTATGGCTATTTGCAACACTTATGGTCATAACGCAAAGTGCTTCTGCTGATTGGTTAGATGACTATGCAAAACACGTTAAAAAAGAAGCGACAAAATACAATGTCCCTGGTTATGCATTTGTGTTTTACGAACAGGGAAAAGCGCCGCGAGTTTACGTTTACGGAAAAACCCGTAAGAAAGGCGGTAAGAAAGTTACCGAAGATACAGTATTCAGGCTAGCCTCTGTTTCAAAAACCTTCACCGCCCTTCTATCGGCAAAACTGGTAGAGAAAAACCAACTTAGCTGGGAAACCCCCATCTCGACGTTATTGCCCGATATTCCTTTCACAGGTAAAGGAATGGGTGCGCTTCAGCTACAACACATTGTAGGGCAATCCAGTGGCTTTATGCCCAATGCCTACGACAACCTGATTGAAGCCGACTATTCGTTAGAACGCGTATTGAAATCCCTTGGTGAGCTTGAACCCCTGTGCGCACCTGGCGAATGTTACACCTATCAAAATGCACTTTTCGGCGCGTTGGAGTACTACTTTAGCAACAACAATACCTCGTACTCGCGCCAGCTTCAGGCAAACCTTTTCTCACCATTAGGCATGAAGACCGCCAGCGTGGGCAAAGGCGGATTGCTTGCATCACAGTCGTGGGCACAACCTCATATTGCTATTGCCAGAAATAAATGGCGTGAAGGAAAAGTGGAAAGCAACTACTACCGCTTTTCCCCCGCTGCAGGTGTTAATGCCAGTATTTCAGATATGACCATTTATTTGCAGGCACTGCTTGGCGAATTCCCAACGGTGATTTCTGATGAAATGGTGGACTATGTCACAACAAAACGAGTCAGAACAAAGCGCGAAACCTATCGCAGGGGCTGGCGCGGCATGATTAGCGACGCTCACTATGGTTTAGGCTGGCGTATTTATGACTTAAATGGCGTGCAGCTTAACTATCATGGAGGCTGGGTAAAAGGCTATCGCGCCGATGTGGCGTTTATGCCCGAGAGAAAAGTAGGCTATGTGATGCTGATGAACGCAGAGTCGAATATGATTAATTCTACAACAGCGGAACTTTGGAAGCGCTATTTGAAAAAAGCCGACGCAGCTAAGTAG
- a CDS encoding DNA-3-methyladenine glycosylase 2 family protein: MLDNDVVQDEEVSQSESLAESVFSKARLSRDPRFDGRFFVAVKTTGIFCRPICPARLPKEENVTYFEHATQAMAQGYRPCFRCRPDSAPHSAAWKGVGATVSRALSLLSAIPIESVADIACRLGISERYLNKLVVNAVGISPKQFQNMQRALFAKQLIQQTHLSMTDVSVTAGYQSLRQLQRAVEQYCGASPTKLRKKQDTEHKSISLFLAYRPPYNWSYVRDFLAARAIEGMERVTKNSYQRYFSSQSSVGVFKAEHDEARNGFNVHIDMLDLGALHTVIENIKLVLDLLADPLLIEQSLLQAGLSQEQLTSGLRLPSAWSVFESGCRAIVGQQVSVKAAIGQVTLLVHQLGERVPSVMSSHGFGTEVSEHYSFPTPEAVVANNLEFLRMPQARKNALRSFAQLFVGDSMPAHEDILAIKGVGPWTLDYLKMRGERNPDIYLDGDLIVRKVAQQYPIEPNKAAPWRSYLTLQLWQLSNQQKES, encoded by the coding sequence ATGTTAGATAACGATGTTGTGCAAGATGAAGAGGTTTCACAAAGCGAAAGTTTAGCTGAGTCTGTGTTTTCCAAAGCGAGACTTAGCAGAGATCCGCGTTTTGACGGTCGATTTTTCGTTGCAGTAAAAACGACGGGCATTTTTTGCAGGCCCATTTGCCCAGCACGCTTGCCTAAAGAAGAGAATGTTACCTATTTCGAACATGCGACGCAGGCCATGGCGCAAGGCTATCGCCCTTGCTTTCGGTGCCGACCCGACAGCGCGCCTCATTCTGCGGCTTGGAAAGGTGTGGGAGCAACTGTAAGTCGAGCGCTATCGCTATTATCTGCTATTCCTATAGAGAGTGTGGCAGATATTGCCTGTCGTTTGGGTATAAGTGAGCGCTACTTAAATAAGCTGGTCGTCAATGCGGTAGGTATATCGCCTAAACAGTTTCAAAACATGCAGCGCGCTTTGTTTGCAAAACAGCTTATTCAACAAACCCATTTGTCTATGACGGATGTATCGGTAACCGCAGGTTATCAGTCGCTTAGGCAATTACAGCGAGCGGTAGAACAATATTGCGGAGCCTCGCCGACCAAGCTTAGAAAAAAGCAGGATACTGAACATAAGTCGATATCCTTGTTTCTTGCTTATCGCCCTCCGTATAACTGGTCTTATGTACGTGATTTTTTAGCAGCGCGCGCCATTGAAGGTATGGAACGAGTGACCAAAAACAGCTACCAACGCTATTTTTCAAGTCAGTCCAGTGTAGGGGTCTTCAAAGCAGAACATGATGAGGCGCGTAACGGTTTCAATGTTCACATTGATATGCTGGATTTGGGCGCTCTTCATACCGTAATAGAAAACATAAAGCTGGTTCTAGACCTTCTCGCCGACCCACTATTAATAGAGCAAAGCCTATTGCAGGCAGGGCTGTCACAAGAGCAGTTAACATCAGGTCTACGCCTCCCTAGCGCGTGGAGTGTATTTGAAAGCGGTTGCCGCGCTATTGTCGGGCAGCAAGTCAGTGTAAAAGCGGCTATTGGGCAGGTAACGTTACTGGTACATCAGCTAGGCGAAAGGGTACCAAGCGTAATGTCTTCACACGGCTTTGGTACGGAGGTAAGTGAACACTACAGCTTTCCTACACCAGAAGCTGTCGTGGCCAATAACCTAGAGTTTTTACGCATGCCACAGGCGCGAAAAAACGCGCTGCGCAGCTTTGCGCAATTGTTTGTTGGCGATAGCATGCCAGCACATGAAGATATTCTTGCCATTAAGGGCGTGGGCCCATGGACACTAGATTATCTAAAAATGCGTGGTGAGAGAAACCCAGATATTTATCTGGATGGCGATTTAATTGTTCGTAAAGTGGCACAGCAGTATCCGATTGAGCCTAATAAAGCCGCTCCGTGGCGCAGTTATTTAACCCTTCAGCTTTGGCAACTTAGCAACCAGCAAAAAGAGTCTTAA
- a CDS encoding methylated-DNA--[protein]-cysteine S-methyltransferase yields MTYTGFVNSVQGPVKVEATDEGVTAIAFLSTNEAKQYNSLDGEVYAHTHLCANAITDEACCQLKAYFDGKLQEFDLPLTLKGTAFQTQVWKALQQVKYGETASYLDIAKAIGNPKAVRAVGMANGRNPIAIVVPCHRIIGSNKTLTGYAGGLPRKQYLLNLEEAQGVLGL; encoded by the coding sequence ATGACATACACAGGTTTCGTAAATAGTGTTCAAGGCCCAGTCAAAGTAGAGGCGACTGATGAGGGAGTAACGGCCATCGCGTTTTTAAGTACAAATGAAGCTAAGCAATACAACTCCCTTGATGGTGAGGTTTACGCCCACACGCATTTATGTGCTAACGCAATTACCGATGAAGCGTGCTGTCAGCTTAAGGCGTATTTCGACGGAAAGCTTCAGGAGTTCGATTTACCGCTTACACTGAAGGGGACTGCGTTTCAAACCCAAGTCTGGAAGGCTTTACAACAAGTGAAGTATGGTGAAACGGCCAGCTATTTAGATATCGCAAAGGCCATCGGCAACCCTAAAGCCGTTAGGGCCGTGGGTATGGCAAATGGTCGTAACCCTATTGCTATTGTAGTGCCTTGCCATCGTATAATTGGCAGTAATAAAACCCTAACAGGCTACGCAGGTGGATTGCCCCGAAAGCAGTATTTACTCAATTTAGAGGAAGCCCAAGGGGTGCTCGGGTTATAA
- a CDS encoding DMT family transporter, whose protein sequence is MAIRDIISLLVLAGIWGGSFIFMRVAAPEFGIYVLVAIRTLLATAVLFPLLLLRGSVKDIKNHWLAIALVGLANTAVPFVLFNYSSLHLEAGVNAILNATAPMFGAIVAWLWLGDKLTKSAVAGLFVGFVGVTVISQQKLGEGDISLFPILTALLATTGYGIAACMMKKWLQGVKPLVVATGSQAMASIMLAPFALATLPDTMPSVNAWVNAVALAVGGTGIAYILYFKLIADIGPAKAITVAYLVPLFGIIWGVLFLQEHLSAQTIVGGLMILFGVALTTGVLKRKRLKVKPA, encoded by the coding sequence ATGGCAATAAGAGACATTATCTCGCTGCTGGTGTTAGCAGGGATTTGGGGCGGTTCGTTTATTTTTATGCGTGTTGCGGCACCAGAGTTTGGCATTTATGTGTTGGTGGCAATTCGTACCCTACTAGCAACGGCTGTGCTATTTCCTTTACTGTTATTGCGAGGCTCGGTTAAAGATATAAAAAATCACTGGCTTGCCATAGCGCTAGTAGGGTTAGCAAATACCGCCGTCCCATTTGTACTTTTTAACTACAGTAGTCTGCATTTAGAAGCAGGCGTTAACGCTATACTAAACGCTACGGCGCCAATGTTTGGGGCTATTGTTGCGTGGCTTTGGTTGGGCGATAAACTTACAAAGTCAGCGGTTGCTGGGCTCTTTGTTGGCTTTGTCGGCGTTACCGTTATTAGTCAGCAAAAGCTTGGCGAGGGCGATATCAGTTTGTTTCCCATTTTAACAGCGCTTTTAGCTACAACAGGCTATGGGATAGCGGCGTGCATGATGAAAAAATGGCTGCAAGGGGTAAAGCCTTTAGTTGTTGCCACAGGCAGTCAAGCTATGGCCAGCATTATGTTAGCACCTTTTGCTCTTGCAACTCTGCCAGACACAATGCCAAGCGTGAATGCATGGGTAAACGCCGTGGCGCTAGCCGTCGGTGGTACCGGCATCGCGTATATATTGTATTTCAAACTTATCGCCGATATTGGCCCAGCAAAGGCCATCACCGTCGCCTACTTAGTGCCGCTATTTGGCATTATTTGGGGCGTACTTTTCTTGCAGGAGCATTTGTCAGCTCAAACCATAGTGGGAGGCTTAATGATTTTGTTTGGTGTTGCGCTAACCACTGGCGTTCTCAAACGAAAACGCCTTAAGGTTAAACCTGCTTAA